GAAAATGTAATGCAGTGTTTATACCATTGATACAAACTAGTGGGGACAAATATTGTGTTTGATTactgttactgtaaatgtttgcTAGATTTATATTCTATAAAAGTAAATATATGAACTTTGAAACTTGAATATGTACCtggaaatataatataataaagagATAATGATATATAACAATGCTTTTATAAGATTCTGTTTTTGGTGCAACAGGCACAGAACAAGTGAATTATAATCTGCTTTAAGCTCTGGGTGTCTGATTTCATTTTCTTGCTGCTTTTCTAACAAATCCTTTGTCATTTCACTTCAATGTCAACAAAATGTAAGCAATTTCGTCATATGTCTCGGTTTCCTTAGAGACACAATTTGCACCTTTTTCTGCTGCGAAGTTCTTCACTTTCACAGATTCTCTTCTGCACGCCTGACGTCCTTGACAGGGTTTGGCATCACACTTTCCAACCGTTGGTCCTCACACCTCTCTTTCACTCTGCATTCCAACAGTTGCCCTATTTTCTGTTCTGGAGTAAACAAAGGATAGAAAATTACTATTTCTGACACACCAATATATTCTCTGGCTTGTCTGTTTGTGAGATTTGCGTAATGAGAAACCTTTCGTTGCTTTGGATGTGTCTGCGCCTTCTCTTTTGTTGCTGTTGCCCCAGATGGCATTTCATTGAAATGAACAGATTGCCGCCTAGTGGTACAGCTGCCGGTTTTATAATCACCAGTGGGAAAAGCGTTGCAGTTGATGGGGCCTGTCTGAATAAGTGAACACTGTACTGAGACATCACAGCAGGACAAAGCAGGAACATCTGCCGTTTGCGTCTCTGCATCCTGCTTTGCTGGCCCATTTTTTTCACCATTCCCATCATTTGCTTTATTCTGCAGAAAGAAGAAACTGATCTTTTATTTCTTTCCAAACTTAATTGCCTCGAAAACACTTAATTCTCATCATGCAAAATGAGGTATTTGTTATGCACCATATACTGACAGATATTaagacaaacatttttatttcaaaggTAATTAAAATGtagaatgttttaaaaaaataatcagttttaaGTAGTTAAGATGTATTAGATATAGAGTGAGCTTTCAACATGTAcactcataaaaataaatgtgctttatgatggcatagaagaaccatttttggcagTGTAGTGGATTAGTTTGTGATGGATGGATGCGCTTTTTAGAGCTTTATACATGaggcactatccaatgccacTATAAAGCTGAAAAGAGCCAGGATATTTTTTAATACTCTGACTGGGTTTGGCtaaaaaagaaagtcatatacggcttgatggtgagtaaaatatggggtaattttcatttttgggtgaactattcctttgtTTTTTATACCTGTATTAGGATGTGGCCATCACGGTCCATGCTTTGTGATCCATCAGTGTTTCTTCTAAGAAAGCAATGAGGTGATCAAAATGAAAGAGAAACTAtgctttttcaaaaaatattattttgccaAAAGCAGAGCACTAACTGGACTCTTGTGGAGGAAGAAAATGACGTTTCCAAAAAGATGTTGGTTGTTTTCTCAGCGTAAGGATTTTCTATAAGCAGTTACAAGGAAAAAACTTGTTTAGACTCATAAACAGAACTGATTACTTGCATAGGCTAAGCTTTTCTCACAGACAAAGAACCAAAATATAAGCAAATACATACTTAAATTCTATAAAACTTCTAATAAAGGATGCATAGGGCATCAGTACATAGACCATAACGATTTTTTGAAAGAAATTGTTTAAACTATATCTTTACCTTTATGATCTTTGTTGGTGAAATCTATAAACAGTGGCTCTTCCAGTTGTTCACTGCTCTTTAAAGGGCTGGTTGGATACAAACCTGAGTATGCCGACTGCCCTGCTGTGTCTGTGCTGTAACAGATTGGTTGGTAGTTCGACGTAAACAGAACATAAGGGACATAAACAGAAATAAGGGAAAGTAACTTGTCACCGTTTCTTTCATCAATTTCAATCGATTTTCTCTGAAAAACtgcatataaataatataaaatttatAATAAGCACCTTAAAGATGTTTTAGATGTAGTTTCACTGTTATAATTCAAGACATTTTAAGCAAATACGTTTCAAACACTTGAAAACTTCCATatgctgaacacaaaaaaactttaaatatttgaTGCCTTATAATGCTTATTTTTCATGTGGAGTTGCCACAAAGCAGGACTAAATAATAACAAATTGATAGATTGACATTAAATGATATTAATAGTTCACCCACTTTGGTAAAGTGATCCCAAATAGAATATCAGCCACTGAGCTGTTCTGCAAACCATTTGCATCATCCGATACGTCTGTCCATGGATTAGCCGATGTCATTGGCTGGGAGAACAGCTCAAACTAAATGAAACATAACATTTACAGTTAGTCATTTTAGATTGGTGACCTCTTAAAGCATAAAAACcatttaaccatggttttaaccTAATACTGTACAAGTATACCTTAAAAGTGTTATGTGggtttttagcggcatctagcagttagattgcaaattgcaaccaacctcaaattcgaaacgcaatgagaagctacggCAGGGATGGACAACTTcagtcctggagggccagtgtcctgcagagtagctccaaccataattaaacacacatGAGGCAGCCAATTAAGGTTTTACTAGGCATACTAGGctgcgttccactccagtttCAGACATGCACTCGCAAACTTCCCTAAACACTTCCCCTCGGGGGAATCTCTGTCCCCATTTTGAAGTGCATTCCACTTCGTCAAGTGAACGAAGAAAGTTTatatggacagaccctcgctccctcgattttgacCGAGGGAGCAAGTCTACTTCATATTTACACTTCAGGCAGCTTCATATACCACAATGCAAcacgattgtgacgtcacttcagcaGCTCGCGCTTTGCACAGTTCAAATTATGGAGGGGGCGGtcactttccatgtgatcaCGGGCTTAGGGCGATCCATTTGAACCCACTTGAAGTGTTctagcagtagtgggcactcaTACAACGTATGCAGTGACGTACATCCAAGTGAactgagggaagttagcgagggagggtcataaaaaaacaaactggAACGCAGGGCTAGAGAAACTTTTAGTCAGGTGTGCTatggcaagttggagctaaactctgcaggacaccggccctccaggaccaaagttgcccatccctggaaAATGCCACATGGCAAACATGTCGTCGTCTAAGACAATTTATGAACGAAACACACActgttaaacagtttttccatTAAGGGCTACCGTAGAAACATGtcggcgacttccatgtaaggagactcacagtgtatgtagataaaaattgcacattttaaagtaataaaaacaatacagttcattttgtaaggtttcaacaccactgataatatagttatgtatattatattgaatTTCTGTCAACAAATTGCACATAATAACCCCAAATGtacaaacattaaattaataacaaTTATTTATTCAGTACACTCACATAATTTGGATTCTTATGTAAGCAGTTGTTTAAGATTTACACTAATGATAACTGAGACAtaaaagtttgaaaagaaacttcagtgtttcccattcattgatttatttgtggcAGCCTGCCACAAAAAGATTTTTGAACAGCTCAATGGATTTTTTTACTAGCTCTCTCCCTCTGATGGCTTTGTATACACACCCATGGCATCAtgtctgatttaaaatcaaCACAACAGTCTAAGGAGCACAGGTTACCTTTGTGGTGTTGGGGTCAGAATTTTCTCTACATGGTAGAGAGGAAGAGACATGTGATGCAGGTCCAGGTTGAAATGATTCTGAGGAGCCGGTGGTTGGTGGAAAAGGGCTAATGGTGTTTTGGATGTGAGGTTGGTTTTCTGAGCCACTGAGGTTAGATTCAAGCAATGGTGAAAGCTAAAAATAATCAATCCATTATTTAGTGCAGAGTGCTGTTTGAAGTATATATTGTATGAAGGTAAGAGTCTAAATAAATACAGGATAGTTTAAGGTATTTGCAGTTTTTAGTCATCCTTACCGGCTTGAACTTAAATTCTTTAGAAACACAATGTTTTCTGATATTGAAACCAGGTGTATCGACTGTGTCACTGTCATGggcactgtcaaaaaaatttaaatgtttataacaCATAATGAACTACTAAGAAGCATGCAAGTAGACTGAATAACATGCATAAGGAGCTACACCTGTATTGTGGCTGACTGGTGACAAGGTCCAGGTTTGAAGGAGAACATGGGCTCATTGGTAACTCTAAGGTCTCGTTCAAAGTTGGCTTGGTCTCATTTGCattaaagaaattaattttaGGTTTGCCTGAAAGATAAAGTAGAACTCAAGATCTTATATTTGAAACTTTATTGAAAGATTAAACCATTTAACGGTTTATTCATGTTTGGAATGCTGGTAAGCTTTTGCCCCAAAAACCTGCCACCATTCGGGAAAACTAATGTGTACAGATATTATACTATTAGCCTCCTGAAAAGTCCATAAACCAACCAAACCCATCTTAAAATTAGTGCTTTAATGATGTTCAGTAGTGCATTTAtcaatattttttaacaaagGCTTTTAAAAAGATTCAAATACAGTCAATGGTCACTACTTTGGAAACAAGTCCTGCCCTTCTTGTAATTTAAGAATTATTACAGTACCATTGTGCTTTTTCTTTGATGCAATCTGATTGACAATGAATAATGTCAGCAGGTCCACATTGGCAGCATTGTTTTCATTTGGTGATGTCTGTGGGTCAACTTTTTTAAACTTCTTCATCCTctgtttttgaaaaaaagcCTAAAGATGACAGAGGAATCACAACAGAcatgatttaaaacaaaataacatgctaaacattacaaacatttttgtttttttaaagaaccatttagtcaaaggttcttaaaaacaattttttttgccttttttataagctaaagaaccttttttttttttttgccacaaataaccttttttgaaacagaaaggttctttggCTGTAAAGGTTCTTTtattcagccaaaaatggttcttatgGCATCGTGAAGCAATAATATTACTTTCCCAAAACTCCAGTCACATAACTCCATTTCAAACCCTATCAATTTATGCACCCAAAAACAGTATACCGtgtcacattaaaaaaaaaataaactaactCTACTCACCCTCTGTTTTATGGTTTCTTCTTTGTGTTTCATAGACCTGCTCCTGATGGGTTAGTTCAGATAGGTTTGGTTATTGTAGTTCATACATTTATACAACACTGTAAAGATGACacatataatttaatttacactttcacatttctactttgtaaaataaaataaagtccTTTTATAATATGTTTTAAGATTTGCTGTTGGTTACTGACCGTGATCCTCCGACCCAATTCATTCTACGTTTTCTTGTCTGAGGCGATTTTAAGAGGAAACGGTTCGCTTCACTTTCTGAAGAGAATTAAATGTTGGCAGTGCGATTTCAGAATTTGAATTACGTTTAAAACACCGCGGTAATAATTACCAAAAGATTAATATTAAGCAGACTTAGTAAATGCAGTCGTCGTCTGCGCGACAAAACAGCTGCCTACTGACAATTTTTGACAGGCTTTTGTTGTGACGTCACATCCAAAACATCAACCGGTTTAGGCAAATTTTtggataaaaattattttaataatattttcacAATGAAGAAACAGATTTGTTCACAACACGTTGCttaatagtaaaataaaatataaaaataaaatataaatatagctTGTTCCCGTGAAAGCATCCAAATAAAGCTTGATTAATTTATGATCAATTATATCATATTTAACCACTTAAATGTTTCCATTAGTTAATATCAACCGGGTACCTTTTTAGATAGCGTATAATTTCTGTTTGGTCTGATCCTTAAAAGCTAGGCTATATGGTTTGATTCAGCCATAGTATTGAAATACTCTTAAATAAAACCAGATAATTTTAaagtttccttaaaaaaaaaaaaaaaaaaaaaaaacattttaaagattAGAAAAGGTTAaacgttttaaaaatgtattaaaagccggaaaataaaaaaaagatctaAAGCAATAATCGCTTTGGATGAAATAATCTGCTAAATTATTAAACGTTATTCAAATTTAATAACTTCAAACCACGAGAAAGTGAACAAGAAATACAAATAGATAATAGATGTGGATAGAGATCCGTTATACGCGTCAAGTGCAGCAACCAATCAGCATGCAATGGGGGCGTGGCGGCCTATGAGGAAACCCCAACGACGGAAACGTTCTCTGGTTAGCGGTGCTGTTTCAACATCAGTGCCATAAATTATCTGTATATATTTTCTATTGAATGCACCTTATGGATGTAACTCGGCATAGACTAAAGAttggaaaacatttatttttgtaaaaccAGGACAAAAAAATGAGCAACATCCTTCATGCGACATCTAAAGTGAGATGGAATCAGAGCACTGCGGCGAAACGAGCGGTGTTCCTGGCGGCCGCTGCTTACGGGGCGAAAACGCTTTATCCCATCATCTGCAAACAAATAAGTCAACGCAAAACGCCGAAGAACAACACATCTGCATCTGGCCAAGAGAATGGATTGATATCTACACATAAGTCCGCGCCGGAGACTGTTTCAGGTCTTAATAAATCACCCGGCGTTAATGCGGAATTCTTCAAGCAGGTTCTTGAACTGGTTAAAATCGTATTTCCGAGGTTTTTAACGAAAGAATTAGGTTTGCTCTGTTTGCATTCACTGGCACTCGTTTCGAGGACGTTTCTTTCTATTTATGTGGCAGGTTTGGATGGCAAAATAGTAAAAACCATCGTAGAGAAGGAGCCGCGGAGCTTCATAATCAAACTGATGAAATGGCTTCTGATCGCCATACCGGCTACGTTTGTGAACAGCGTGATCCGTTATCTGGAGTGCAAGCTCGCGCTGGCTTTTCGCACGCGTTTGGTCAATCATGCATATACGACATATTTTACCGATCAGACCTATTATAAGGTCAGTAACATGGACGGGAGATTGGCAAACCCCGACCAGTCTCTCACCGAGGATGTAATGATGTTCTCGCAGTCCATCGCGCATCTGTACTCGAACCTCACCAAACCGATCTTGGATGTGATACTCACTTCATACACGTTGATACAGACTGCGAGATCTCGCGGTGCAAACGCGACCGGACCCACTCTGCTGGCGGGCCTGGTGGTGTTCGCCACAGCGAAGGTTCTGCGCGCCTGCTCGCCGAGGTTCGGTAAGCTGGTTGCGGAGGAGGCGCACAGGAAAGGATACCTGCGATATGTGCACTCCAGGATCATAGCCAATGCAGAAGAGATAGCATTCTATAGGGGACA
The Paramisgurnus dabryanus chromosome 1, PD_genome_1.1, whole genome shotgun sequence genome window above contains:
- the LOC135760677 gene encoding uncharacterized protein isoform X1 encodes the protein MKHKEETIKQRAFFQKQRMKKFKKVDPQTSPNENNAANVDLLTLFIVNQIASKKKHNGKPKINFFNANETKPTLNETLELPMSPCSPSNLDLVTSQPQYSAHDSDTVDTPGFNIRKHCVSKEFKFKPLSPLLESNLSGSENQPHIQNTISPFPPTTGSSESFQPGPASHVSSSLPCRENSDPNTTKFELFSQPMTSANPWTDVSDDANGLQNSSVADILFGITLPNTDTAGQSAYSGLYPTSPLKSSEQLEEPLFIDFTNKDHKENPYAEKTTNIFLETSFSSSTRVQRNTDGSQSMDRDGHILIQNKANDGNGEKNGPAKQDAETQTADVPALSCCDVSVQCSLIQTGPINCNAFPTGDYKTGSCTTRRQSVHFNEMPSGATATKEKAQTHPKQRKNRK
- the LOC135760677 gene encoding uncharacterized protein isoform X2, whose protein sequence is MKHKEETIKQRAFFQKQRMKKFKKVDPQTSPNENNAANVDLLTLFIVNQIASKKKHNGKPKINFFNANETKPTLNETLELPMSPCSPSNLDLVTSQPQYSAHDSDTVDTPGFNIRKHCVSKEFKFKPLSPLLESNLSGSENQPHIQNTISPFPPTTGSSESFQPGPASHVSSSLPCRENSDPNTTKFELFSQPMTSANPWTDVSDDANGLQNSSVADILFGITLPNTDTAGQSAYSGLYPTSPLKSSEQLEEPLFIDFTNKDHKENPYAEKTTNIFLETSFSSSTRVQIKQMMGMVKKMGQQSRMQRRKRQMFLLCPAVMSQYSVHLFRQAPSTATLFPLVIIKPAAVPLGGNLFISMKCHLGQQQQKRRRRHIQSNERTENRATVGMQSEREV